AGATGGAGAAGCGCCACATCAACCGCCGCATCGAGCAGATGCGCGCGGAGGGCACCAAGTTCCGCACCGAGGTGGAGATCGGCCGCGACCTCGACGCCAAGAAGCTGCGCAAGCGCTACGACGCCGTCGTCATCGCCGCCGGATCCACCACCTCCCGCGATCTGCCGGTGCCCGGCCGTGAGCTGAACGGCATCCACTTCGCGATGGAGTACCTCCCGCTCGCCAACAAGGTGCAGGAGGGGGACCTGACCGTCGCCCCGATCACCGCCGAGGGCAAGCACGTCGTGGTCATCGGCGGCGGCGACACCGGCGCGGACTGCGTCGGCACCGCCCACCGTCAGGGCGCGGCCTCCGTCACCCAGCTGGAGATCATGCCCCAGCCCGGCGAGGAGCGGAACGCCAACCAGCCCTGGCCGACCTTCCCGATGCTCTACAAGGTCACCTCCGCGCACGAGGAGGGCGGCGAGCGGGTCTACTCCGTCTCCACCACCCACTTCGAGGGCGACGAGGACGGCAACGTCCAGTGGCTGCACCTGACCGAGGTGGAGTTCAAGGACGGCCGTCCGACGCCGAAGCCCGGCACCGAGCGGAAGATCCCGGCCCAGCTGGTCACCCTCGCGATGGGCTTCACCGGCACCGACCAGGAGAACGGCCTGGTCGAGCAGTTCGGCCTGGAGCTCGACGAGCGCGGCAATGTCGCGCGCGACGCCGACTTCGCCACCAACGTCCCCGGTGTGTATGTCGCCGGTGACGCCGGGCGCGGCCAGTCCCTGATCGTGTGGGCCATCGCCGAGGGCCGTTCCGCGGCCAAGGGCGTGGACCGCTTCCTCACCGGAGTCAGCGCCCTGCCGGCTCCCATCAAGCCGACGGACCGGGCACTGACCGTGTGACCGACCGTCCCCCGATGTCCCGTACAACGTCGTGCGGAACAACCGCGGCGCCTGCCTCCTCCCCCGACCGGAGGGCAGGCGCCGCGGCGTTTGTGCTGCCGGGCCCGCTGCGCCGCGGCCACTGCCCTACGAGCCGCCGCGTGCGGCCGGGAAGCGCCGCCCCAACTGCCGTGCCATCTCCTGTGCGGACGCCGGTACGGCCTGCGGCGGGGGAGTGCCCGGCGGCCGGAAATCGTGCACCGGCGGATGCCACGCCCCCAGGTCGATCCGCCCGTCGCCCAGCGGCAGCACCCACCGCGGATCGGCATGCACCCGCAGCACCTGCGCCTCGATCTGTGTCCACGCGCCGTCGGTGACCGTCCGCTCGCCGACCCGGCGCGCCTCCAACTGCACCGGACAGTGCACCAGTCGGGGCGGCCGGACCAGCTCGGACGGCTCCGTCCACGGCGCGTCCGTGGAGTACGGCAGGGCGCTGGTCCCCTCCTCGGTGCCCGTCCCGTCCGGTGGCAGATTGAAGACCACGTCCGGGCGTACCGCGAGGTTCTGCGCGGTGCGGCCGCGAGCCGGCAGCCAGACGCTGACGACCGGTCCGAGCTCCCACCGGATGCGCAGCTCGACCAGCACGAATGTCCCGTCGTCGTTCTCCGTGGACAGCAGCGCCGGGGCGACCGAACTGCTTTTCTCCAGCGCGCCTTTCATGGTGCCGAGGATAGAAGCCGGTTGATTCGGTGCTCACCGAAATGTTATCAGAGGTTACTCTGTGTACATGAAACGATGGGACGCCGATCAGGAAAGCGTCGCGGAAACCCCCGATCTGGCCGCCCTCGCGGCGCTGCTCGCGGACCGCACCCGTGCCGCGATCTGTATGGCCCTGCTCGACGGCGGCACCTGGACCGCGGGCGAACTGGCCGAATACGCCGCGGTGGCGCCGTCCACCACCACCGAGCACCTCAACCTCCTGGTCTCCGGCGGACTGCTCGCCGAGGAGCGCCAGGGGCGACGGCGATACGTACGGCTGGCCGGGCCGGAGACCGCGGAGACCCTGGAGAACCTCGCCGGTCTGGCCCCCTACCGCCAGGTCCCGATCCGCTCCCTGGCCGAGGCCAACCACCGCCGGGCGCTGCACCACGCCCGGACGTGCTACGACCACATCGCCGGCGCCCTCGGCGTCGCCATCGCCGAGGCGATGACCGAACGCGGCCTGCTGGCGCGGGACTACGGCCTGGTGCTGACCGCCGCCGGCGCCGACTGGCTCACCGCACTCGGCATCCCCGACGCCGCGCCGCCGGCCGCCCACCGGGCCCATGTCCGCACCTGCCTCGACTGGACGGTGCGCCGTCAGCATCTCTCCGGCGCGGTCGGAGCGGCGCTCTACCGGCACGCCCTGGAGCGCGACTGGGTCGTCAAGGCCGTCGCCACCCGCATCCTCACCCTCACCGCGGCGGGCCGTGCCGCCTTCCGGGCGCAG
This genomic stretch from Streptomyces nigrescens harbors:
- a CDS encoding glutamate synthase subunit beta; amino-acid sequence: MADPKGFLNHEREVAKTRPVEERVKDWNEVYQPGSLLPIISKQASRCMDCGIPFCHNGCPLGNLIPEWNDYAYREDWTEASERLHATNNFPEFTGRLCPAPCEAACVLGINQPPVTIKNVEVSIIDKAWDNGDVTPQPPERLSGKTVAVIGSGPAGLAAAQQLTRAGHTVAVYERADRIGGLLRYGIPEFKMEKRHINRRIEQMRAEGTKFRTEVEIGRDLDAKKLRKRYDAVVIAAGSTTSRDLPVPGRELNGIHFAMEYLPLANKVQEGDLTVAPITAEGKHVVVIGGGDTGADCVGTAHRQGAASVTQLEIMPQPGEERNANQPWPTFPMLYKVTSAHEEGGERVYSVSTTHFEGDEDGNVQWLHLTEVEFKDGRPTPKPGTERKIPAQLVTLAMGFTGTDQENGLVEQFGLELDERGNVARDADFATNVPGVYVAGDAGRGQSLIVWAIAEGRSAAKGVDRFLTGVSALPAPIKPTDRALTV
- a CDS encoding ArsR/SmtB family transcription factor translates to MKRWDADQESVAETPDLAALAALLADRTRAAICMALLDGGTWTAGELAEYAAVAPSTTTEHLNLLVSGGLLAEERQGRRRYVRLAGPETAETLENLAGLAPYRQVPIRSLAEANHRRALHHARTCYDHIAGALGVAIAEAMTERGLLARDYGLVLTAAGADWLTALGIPDAAPPAAHRAHVRTCLDWTVRRQHLSGAVGAALYRHALERDWVVKAVATRILTLTAAGRAAFRAQLGLPDEALFPSLALPAPRT